Genomic segment of Xanthobacter dioxanivorans:
GCGGAGGTCAGAGGGCGCGGATGAAGGCGCCGATGCGCCGCAGGGACGCCCCGGCTTCCGGCAGCTCCTCGAACACCTGGAAATGGTGGGGCATCCCCTCGAACACCTCGACCTCGATGCGGCCACCCTGCGCCACGACCTTGCGCACCAGCAGATGGGCATCGTCGAGGGTGATGTCGTGGCCCCCGGCATGGACGAGGATGGCCGGCAGGCCGCTGAGGTCGCCCAGCACCGGGGAGGCCGCAGGGTCCGAGGGCGGATTGTCCCGCCCCAGATAGGTGCGCGCCATGGCCCGCAGTTGCGCGGGCCTGGAGAAGATATCGAGATCCGCCAGCGCGGTGTAGCTCTCTCCGCTCAGGGTCAGGTCCAGCCAGGGTGAGAGCAGGACGAGCGCCTTGGGCAAGGCCAGTCCCGCGTCGCGGGCGCGGATCGCCGTGCCGAGCGCGAGGGCGCAACCGGCTGAATCCCCCACGATGGCGAGCGGCGTGTCACCCGCGCGCACCAGCTCCGCATAGGCGGCGAAGGCATCGTCGGCGGCGGCCGGGAAGCGGTGCTCGGGGGCGAGGCGGTAGTCGAAGCCCAGCACTCGCGCCCCGCTCGCCGCCGCCAGCCGCGCCATGAGGCCGGCGTGGGAGCGGATGGAGCCGATCTGGAATCCGCCGCCATGGCAATAGAGCAGCGTCGTGCGCGGCGTGGCCTCGGGCGGATCGAACGCGCAGGCCGGCAGGCCCGCAATCCGCAGCGCGGTGCGCAGGACCTCCGGCGCACCCGCGCCATCGCCGAGAAACCGTTCGAAGCTCTCGCGGATTTCGGCGAGCGTCATGCCCCCCGCCCAGGCCGTGGTGGCCGCGACGATGCGCTGGCGCACGCTCCCGTAGGGGTCAGGATCGCCCATGGCGGGATCGCTCATCGTGGGATCAGTCATGGTGGCATCAGTCATGGCAGGGTCGCTCATGGCAGGGTCAATCATGGCGGGGTCGCTCATGGCGGGGTCGGTCACGGGGCGCGCCCGGCACGGCTACGGGGAGGGCCGCGCCGGCCCTCCCGCCTTCCCCGCATCGATCCGGACCGAGCCGTCAGTGGGCTTCCGAGCGGTGCAGAACCCGCGTCGCCTTCGCCTCGTAGCGCGGCAGGGTGCCCTCGGGATGGCACTCGACGTTTACGGTGATGCCGAGGCGCGCCTTGATCTCCCGCCGCACGTCATTGGCGGCCTGGTCTTCAGGGCGCTGGTCGGCGCGGGTTGCTTCCACGGCGATGGTCATCTTGCCGATGGTTGTGGCTTGGGTGTCGATGTAGATCTGCCAGACTTCCTTCGCGAGCCCCTTGATGCTGGCGATCACATCCTCGATCTGCGACGGGAAGACGATCACGCCCTTGAACTTGATCATGTCGTCGGTGCGCCCGATGATGCGCCCGATCTTGCGCATGCCGCGGCGGCCCGAGGGGCAGTCATAGGGGCGGCGGGACAGACGCACGAGGTCGCGGGTGCGCCAGCGGACCACCGGGGACGCCTCCTTGCGGATGGTGGTGACGACAATCTCACCCACCTCGCCTTCCGAGACCGGCTTCATGGTCTTCGGATCGAGGATCTCGACGATGACGGTGTCCTCGTTCAGCAGCTGCAGCTCGTCGTCGGCGTGGGTGTAGGGCGTGGAGATCGCCAGGATCGGGCCGCCCGCCTCGGTGGTGCCGTAGATGTTGTGGCTCATGAAGCCCTCGGGCATCTCCGCCTCGAGCTGGGCGCGGAATTCCGCCGACACCGACTGGCCGCCGAGGATCGCCACCTTCAGCGCCCATTCGGTGCGCGGGTCGATGCCCTGGCTCTTGGCTGCCTGCACCAGCGTCATCAGCCACAACGGCGACATGGACGCCACGTCATAGCGGTGGTCGCGCAGCCAGCGCGCGGCCAGCTCGCCGCGGCCGGGGCCGATGGGAAAGTTCGTGCATCCCACGGCGGAGAAGCCGGCGTCCAGCGCCGGACCGCCGATCCACAGGCCGTAGCCGTAGCCCTGATAGGCCCGGAAACCGCTGCGCACGCCCGCCGCCGTCAGCAGGCGCGCCATCTGGTAGGGCAGCAGTTGGTGCAGGTCGTTCCTGGTCATGCCGAACGTCACCGGCAGGCCGGTGGTGCCGGAGGTGGCGACGAAGCGCTCCACGCTCTCCAGCGGCACGGTGAGGAAGGGAAAGGGGTAATGGTCGCGCAGCAGCGACTTGTCCATGAAGGGGGCGCTCTCCAGCCCGTCGGCGGACGCGAGGTCTTCCGGCCGCATGCCGGCATCAGCGAAATGGGCCTTCCATTCCTCGCACTGTCCGAGCCGTGCCCCCAGCCGCACGAGCCCTTCCCTCTGGATCCTGTGAATGCCGTCGCGATCGAGCGACTCCACCTCTGGGTGCTGCATCTGTGTCCTCCCCATCCGACCGTTGGCTCTCGGGCGGCTCTGGCGGCCACCTCGTTTCTTCGCAATTAATAGACCGAACGAATGGTCTATGTAAACGCTGATTTTGATCTGCATCAACCGATGCCGGTCGAGCAGCGTTCTGGAGAGAATATAATCATGTCGGGAATGCGCGCCACCGGTATCCCGGACTTGGCAATCCCCAGCGGTGCGCCTATAGACCGAATGATCGGGACATTCTTACGGGTATGGTGCCGTGGCGCGAACACGCTCAGCCGAATATGACAATATCCACGATACCATACTCGACCGGGCGGCATCGGTTTTCGCGCGGCGGGGCTATGCGGCGACCTCGATCGGCGACATCGCCGACGCCTGCGAGTGCTCCAAATCACGGCTCTACCACTACTTCACCTCCAAGGAGGCGATCCTCTCCGACATGCTGACGTCGCATGTGGATGCGCTCCTCATGAAGTGCCGGCACACGCTCTACGGCTTCCAGGACCCCGAAGAGCGCTTCCGCCAGCTCACCCGCCTGTTCCTCGATGTCTACTCCGTCTCCCGCGACCGGCACGTGGTGCTTTTGACCTGCGCGGAGTTTCTGGTGCCGGAAACCCGGAAGGTCCTCGTCGCCAAGCAGCGGGAACTGATCGCCTATGTGCGGGACATCCTGCTGCAGCTGCGGCCGGACCTCGCGAAGGACTTCGCGATGGCCCACGTGGATACCATGCTGTTCTTCGGCATGATCAACTGGACCTACACCTGGTACCACTCCGACGGCGCCGTGTCGCCGAGCGAGCTGGCGGACCGCACCGTGGATCTGTTCGTCAACGGCTTCGCCAATGCCGGAGAGGCCCGGACGCGGCCCGCCCCGGCCAAAGGTTGACTCAACCAAAGGTTGATCTGGCCAAGGACTGAACCGCCGGGCGTCATGCCGACGGCGCCGTCCGGCGCAGCCGGGCGACCGGATCGAAATCCGCCGCGGACACCTCGGCGAAAGAGATTTCCGCCCCGGCCTCCAGCATCCGCTTGGCGGCCATGTAGGTGCGGGCGTCGTTGACCGCGTCCACCGCGATCATCCAGCCCTTGCGGAAGTACCAGAGCGACGAGCCGCGATCCGAGCGGCGGCGCACCACCGCGTCGTAGCCGCGGTTGAGCCCGACGATCTGCAGCTTCACGTCATACTGGTCCGACCAGAACCACGGCACCGGGGCGTAAGGGCGCGGGCGGCCGAGCATGGCGTCGGCCACGCATTCCGCCTGGTCCACCGCATTCTGCACGCTTTCGAGCCGGGTCGGCACGCCGTCGAGGGGGAAGCAGGCGCAATCCCCGGCGGCCCACACGTCCGGCGCCGAGGTGCGGCCAAAGACGTCCACCAAGATGCCGTTGTCGCAGGCAATGCCCGCCGCCCGCACCAGCTCATCCCGCGCCAGCACGCCGATGCCGACGATGGCGAGGTCCACGGGGATGCGTTCACCGTCCTCCAGTTCCACCGCTGCGATGGCCCCGTTTTCGGCGACGACCCCGGCCACGCAGCGCCCCTCGAGGATGCGGACGCCGTGCCCCGCGTGCAGGTCGCGGATGATCGACGCGGTCTCGGCGCATGCGACGCGATCGAGGATGCGCCCGGCACGCTCCACCACCACCACGCCGAGGCCGGCCTTCACCGCCACCGCTGCGGTTTCCAGCCCCACATAGCCGCCACCTAGGACCAGCAGCCGCCGGCCCGGCCGGATCTCCTCGCGCAACCTGTCAGCGTCGGCGAGGCCGCGCAGCTCATGCACCCCCCCGATCCCTGAGAAACCAGCCGGCAACGGACGCGGGCGCGTGCCCGTGGCGAAAGCGAGCTTGGTCCAGGGGACGGTTCGCCCGCCGGCAATCAGCGTGCGCGCCCCGGGAGAAATGGCGGTGACGGGAACGCCCGTGACGATCTCCACGCCGAGATCCGACCAGAAGGTCGTCGGTCGCAGGTAAAGCCGATCGAGCGTCCATTCTCGTTTGAGGTAGGCCTTGGACAAAGGCGGCCGCTGGTAGGGCGGATGCGGCTCCTCGCCGAAGACGGTGAGCCTCCCGGAATATCCGCTTTGACGCAGGCGCATGGCGAGGGAGGCCGCGGCCTGCCCGGCACCGACGACGGCGACGTGTTCCTGGTCCATGCTTTTCACACCGCCATATTAGTTGACCGATCGTTCTGACTATTATATTGCCGATTTGCGGGTGGCAATCGGGTTCTTCGGTCCGCCCTCCCGCTGCGGAGCCCGCCGGGCGCGCGCAGTCGCGATCCGGCGGCCGCCGGCGGCCCGGCACGCCGCCGTAATCAAAATCAAATGGGTGAGGACGCGACGGTGACGGGCATCACAGCGATCGGAATCCACCTGCCGCGACTGCGCCTCTCGCGCGCCGGCATGGCGGCGGCCATGGACTGGCTTTCTCCCCGCTCCGACGCGCGCGGGGCGCGCACCCTCGCCTTCTGGGACGAGGACGGCATCACCATGGGCGTCGCCGCCGCGCGGGCCTGCCTGGCGCACGCTCCGGAGGCCACGCGCGGTGAAATCCGCGCCTTGAGCTTTGCCACCACCACCCCGGTCTTCGCCGAGCCGCAGAATGCGAGCCTCGTGCACGCCGCCCTGCGTCTTCCGGCGGAAAGCATCGCCCAGGACAGCGGCGGCACGCTGCGCTGTGGGCTGATCGCCCTCCACATGGCCCTGGAAGGCACCGGGCCGACCCTCGTGGTCGCCGCGGACAGTCCGGTGAGCCCGGCCGGCAGCATCGCCGAATCCCGCTTCGGCGACGGCGCGGCAGCGGTTCTCGTCGGGGGCGGCCCGGCGCTCCTCGCCTATCGCGGCGGTGCCAGCCTCACGGCGCCGTTCATCGAGCGTTACCGCGCCGCCGACCGCGCCCTCGCCACCGATTGGGAGGAGCGCTGGGTACGCGAGGAG
This window contains:
- a CDS encoding alpha/beta hydrolase, yielding MTDPTMSDPAMGDPDPYGSVRQRIVAATTAWAGGMTLAEIRESFERFLGDGAGAPEVLRTALRIAGLPACAFDPPEATPRTTLLYCHGGGFQIGSIRSHAGLMARLAAASGARVLGFDYRLAPEHRFPAAADDAFAAYAELVRAGDTPLAIVGDSAGCALALGTAIRARDAGLALPKALVLLSPWLDLTLSGESYTALADLDIFSRPAQLRAMARTYLGRDNPPSDPAASPVLGDLSGLPAILVHAGGHDITLDDAHLLVRKVVAQGGRIEVEVFEGMPHHFQVFEELPEAGASLRRIGAFIRAL
- a CDS encoding phenylacetate--CoA ligase family protein — encoded protein: MQHPEVESLDRDGIHRIQREGLVRLGARLGQCEEWKAHFADAGMRPEDLASADGLESAPFMDKSLLRDHYPFPFLTVPLESVERFVATSGTTGLPVTFGMTRNDLHQLLPYQMARLLTAAGVRSGFRAYQGYGYGLWIGGPALDAGFSAVGCTNFPIGPGRGELAARWLRDHRYDVASMSPLWLMTLVQAAKSQGIDPRTEWALKVAILGGQSVSAEFRAQLEAEMPEGFMSHNIYGTTEAGGPILAISTPYTHADDELQLLNEDTVIVEILDPKTMKPVSEGEVGEIVVTTIRKEASPVVRWRTRDLVRLSRRPYDCPSGRRGMRKIGRIIGRTDDMIKFKGVIVFPSQIEDVIASIKGLAKEVWQIYIDTQATTIGKMTIAVEATRADQRPEDQAANDVRREIKARLGITVNVECHPEGTLPRYEAKATRVLHRSEAH
- a CDS encoding TetR/AcrR family transcriptional regulator, coding for MARTRSAEYDNIHDTILDRAASVFARRGYAATSIGDIADACECSKSRLYHYFTSKEAILSDMLTSHVDALLMKCRHTLYGFQDPEERFRQLTRLFLDVYSVSRDRHVVLLTCAEFLVPETRKVLVAKQRELIAYVRDILLQLRPDLAKDFAMAHVDTMLFFGMINWTYTWYHSDGAVSPSELADRTVDLFVNGFANAGEARTRPAPAKG
- a CDS encoding NAD(P)/FAD-dependent oxidoreductase, with the translated sequence MDQEHVAVVGAGQAAASLAMRLRQSGYSGRLTVFGEEPHPPYQRPPLSKAYLKREWTLDRLYLRPTTFWSDLGVEIVTGVPVTAISPGARTLIAGGRTVPWTKLAFATGTRPRPLPAGFSGIGGVHELRGLADADRLREEIRPGRRLLVLGGGYVGLETAAVAVKAGLGVVVVERAGRILDRVACAETASIIRDLHAGHGVRILEGRCVAGVVAENGAIAAVELEDGERIPVDLAIVGIGVLARDELVRAAGIACDNGILVDVFGRTSAPDVWAAGDCACFPLDGVPTRLESVQNAVDQAECVADAMLGRPRPYAPVPWFWSDQYDVKLQIVGLNRGYDAVVRRRSDRGSSLWYFRKGWMIAVDAVNDARTYMAAKRMLEAGAEISFAEVSAADFDPVARLRRTAPSA